TAGCGGAACCGGCTCCAAGTGAAGCGGCCAGCGCGGCCAGGGTTTCCTGCCGGGCATCCGCTATTTTGCTGTGGGTATGAAAAATGCCGGCAGCCACTTTGACCAGCTTACCGTAGTGTCCCCACAGCAAAACTTCCTTTATACCCCTGGCCACGCAGGCTTCCAGCATAAAGCCCACGAAATTACTCATTTCCACCACCGCTTTTTCAGGCAACCCCTTTTCAGTGGCCCATCGGGCCCCCATGCGGCCGGGGGTCAGTACCACCTGGTTGTATCCATGGGCTGCGGCCATATCTATTAAAGGCAGCAGTGAATTTTTAAAAGCCTCTTCGGACATAGGACGGACAATGCCGGTAGTGCCCAAAATGGAAATTCCGCCCATAACACCCAGCCGGGGGTTTAATGTGCGCCGGGCCACTGCTTCGCCGCCAGGTACGCTGATAGTAACCAGACATCCTGTGTCGGGGGGAATAACCTCGGCCAGGGCGGTGCTGATCATCCACCGGGGTACGGGGTTGATGGCGCTTTGGCCCACGGCAATCTGTAACCCCGGCTTGGTAACGGTACCAACCCCTTCCCCGCCTTGTATATTGATGGTGCCGTCAGTTGTTCGGCTAACGGCAGCAATTATTTCCAATCCATGGGTAACATCGGGGTCATCCCCGCCATCCTTGACGACTACGGCGCCCTGACCGTCGGGCAGAATTGTATACCGGCTAATAGGCACCGGTATTTTTTCTCCCTCCGGATTGGTTACAGTTAATAGAGTTGGGTATTTATCGTAAAACAGGGCCATGGCTGCGGCTTTAGCCGCTGCGGCAGCACAGGACCCGGTGCTGATGCCTGTTTTGAGCTTTTTTTGGCCTGTCATATTAATTCTCCTTGACAGCTGTTTGACCTGGCGAAAGCCGGCTACCTGCCCTGTCTGACCATTTGCATACGAATATCCAAATCCACCAGCAGGCGATAAGGACGGCACATTTGGAAAATACGGGAGGTTGTTCTTTCGCCCAGAAATTGCTCCAGATCTTCCAGATTAATATTAGTAGTGATCACAGTTGGCAGAAGATAATTGAGCCGGTAATTAATAATGCCAAATATTATATTACGTGTCCAGTCCGTGTAGTTATGGGCTCCCAGGTCGTCCAGTATTAGCAGGGGGACTTCACGGGCGGTCTCCAGCAGTTCCAATTCAGTAACGTTATTTTGATTTTTAGTATCGTAGGTAGCTTTAATCTGGTCCAGTAAATCGGGCACAACAATAAAAAGCAAAGTTTTGCCCTGCTCCAAAAGGGCATTAGCTATGCAACAAGCTAAAAAAGTTTTACCGCTGCCTACCTGGCCGGTTAAAAGCAGTCCATCCGTATGAGGATTTTTCATATAATTTTGAGTAAAATCCCTGGCTGCCTTTAAAGTAACCGATGCTGAATCGCGATAAGAAATACTTTTCACCGGGTCAATCTTGGTACGAGAGTAATGATCCAGCTGAAAACGGTTAAATGTAATATGAGTAAGCCTGGGCGGGATTTGCGCTGCTTTTATTTTATTGTTGATAGCCCGTTGTTTTACACAGGTACATGGTTCGGCAATGCCATTATGAATAACCAGTCCCCGACCGGCGCATTTATTACATAAAAAGGTCAAAGGCCACAGACTCCTTTAACTCATATATAATGACTGGATCATACTTTTTTTATTATTTTCTCGATTATCTTTTTGATTAGCTATTTGGTGATCAGCTTTACTTCTGTTGTTGATTGGTTTTCTTTTATTTTCCGTGTGCTTCATTTTAAACAGCCGGTCGTAGTCTTCTACCTTTTCCGGGCTGGTCAGATTATTTTTTTCCCATTCCAGTAGAATGCTGTCTATATATTTAAAATTATGTTTGCCCATCATGACGGCACGGCGCAGTGCTTCCAGCACCATAGGCGGAGGCATTTTTTGCGACCAGGCATCAATTTGTTCAATTTCCATAGGCGAAAGGGGGCGGCCAAATTCTTTTTCAAAACTTTTATACAAATTAACAGTCTTTTTGGATTTATTTTCCGTTATCTTTTTAATAGCCTCGTGTTGTTTCACCCTGGCGCAGGCCCATATTTCCGATAGCTTCTCAAATAAGGGCTCAAAATCATAACCTTTAATAACTAACTCTCTTTCAGCATCGTAGAATTCGGTTATCTTGAGCATGCCGTTATTTATTAAATTCTCCAGGTCGCAGTTTATCTGTTCATCATCCCCGGATAAGTGTTCAAAGAGCATATCTACGGTGGGCAAATAATTATTTTCCTCGGTAAACAGTCTAAATAATTGAATAAGCAACATCATTTCCGTATCTTTTATACCCATATGTTTATATAGCTTTAACAATAAATTCGGGATGGCGGTTGAGCCGTGTATAAATAGGTCCACACCGAAAGCGGCAGTGATATTTCCCTTTTTATATTTTTTTACAGTGTTTACCGTGCCTGTTGGGACCATGGGGTAATCTCTCCTTCTTTTTTCCTTGTAAATATTTTATGGCAGAGTGCAGGGGTTTGTCCACTGTTAGTGTATATATCGGTCAAGGTCACCGGATATTAAACGGGTACTTATGAATTTAATTTTACCGCAGTGCCGCTGGCTGTTACCATGAGCATGCCATCCCTAATGACTTCGTAATCAATGTCCACACCCACCACTGCGTTGGCACCGGCATGCCGGGCTTTAGCTGCCATTTCATCCAAGGCGATTTTTCTGGCTTGGGCCAATTTAGCTTCATAGGCTCCCGACCGGCCACCGACAATATCAGTTATCGCAGCAAATACATCGCGAAAAACATTGGCTCCCATAATGGCCTCACCGCATACTATACCCAAGTAGTCGCTGATGCTTTTCCCCTCCACCGATGGAGTAGTTGTTAATATCATGATTTAAAAACCTCCTCTATAAAGTGCCCATTAGTAAATTACGGCAAAGAGAGCTGCATTCCTTTATTTTTAAATTGACAAATAAAACTAGCCCGGGACAGCTGTTTTAATTATTCTCTAAGACCGCTGTTTTTATTACCGATCTTTGTAGTGATTATGTTTTAAATTGTCTGGTAATAAATTGCACTTCATAAACATCACAAAAAGACCCTCCTCGGAGAGTCTTTTTGACATCATAGCATAGTTGAGCCAAGATTAATGGCAATATTGTTAGTTTACATGCTTTTATATTAAAGTTGTTCAATTTGCCGCACTATTAGCGCTGAATGTCTTTATATATCGTACTTTGATACCGTGCTTTAGTTAGATTTAGTCCACCTTGGGCCTCGGGTAGAGTCCGCATTTTTCCACGATTTCGGGCACTACCTCTTCCCAGGCAATAGC
This genomic interval from Desulfoscipio sp. XC116 contains the following:
- the cbiD gene encoding cobalt-precorrin-5B (C(1))-methyltransferase CbiD — its product is MTGQKKLKTGISTGSCAAAAAKAAAMALFYDKYPTLLTVTNPEGEKIPVPISRYTILPDGQGAVVVKDGGDDPDVTHGLEIIAAVSRTTDGTINIQGGEGVGTVTKPGLQIAVGQSAINPVPRWMISTALAEVIPPDTGCLVTISVPGGEAVARRTLNPRLGVMGGISILGTTGIVRPMSEEAFKNSLLPLIDMAAAHGYNQVVLTPGRMGARWATEKGLPEKAVVEMSNFVGFMLEACVARGIKEVLLWGHYGKLVKVAAGIFHTHSKIADARQETLAALAASLGAGSAIVSALLVSTTTEAMVDILTKEKLTRVLDLAAKRASARAAAHVKGELVVGTALLNMRGHVLAADQPALTIGRELGWRI
- a CDS encoding ATP-binding protein, with protein sequence MTFLCNKCAGRGLVIHNGIAEPCTCVKQRAINNKIKAAQIPPRLTHITFNRFQLDHYSRTKIDPVKSISYRDSASVTLKAARDFTQNYMKNPHTDGLLLTGQVGSGKTFLACCIANALLEQGKTLLFIVVPDLLDQIKATYDTKNQNNVTELELLETAREVPLLILDDLGAHNYTDWTRNIIFGIINYRLNYLLPTVITTNINLEDLEQFLGERTTSRIFQMCRPYRLLVDLDIRMQMVRQGR
- a CDS encoding DnaD domain protein; protein product: MVPTGTVNTVKKYKKGNITAAFGVDLFIHGSTAIPNLLLKLYKHMGIKDTEMMLLIQLFRLFTEENNYLPTVDMLFEHLSGDDEQINCDLENLINNGMLKITEFYDAERELVIKGYDFEPLFEKLSEIWACARVKQHEAIKKITENKSKKTVNLYKSFEKEFGRPLSPMEIEQIDAWSQKMPPPMVLEALRRAVMMGKHNFKYIDSILLEWEKNNLTSPEKVEDYDRLFKMKHTENKRKPINNRSKADHQIANQKDNRENNKKSMIQSLYMS
- a CDS encoding heavy metal-binding domain-containing protein: MILTTTPSVEGKSISDYLGIVCGEAIMGANVFRDVFAAITDIVGGRSGAYEAKLAQARKIALDEMAAKARHAGANAVVGVDIDYEVIRDGMLMVTASGTAVKLNS